A single genomic interval of Daucus carota subsp. sativus chromosome 1, DH1 v3.0, whole genome shotgun sequence harbors:
- the LOC108204588 gene encoding serpin-ZX, with the protein MAHNPFFNLSSKRSSSFPTQNNSPRLNQDDQELPMPQNNSFDLDHHSEEFPDFRAPPNNSHGIYHDYQEFHNFPVPRNIPPDWTPQQFPNFPTTRNNSPGRTPQQVPNFPMTRNNYPGPDSSPQQFSNFPMAPDFRVARNNYPGLDQGPRKNQVDVSLTLAKHFLLNYGKDSNLVFSPISIQVVLSLLAAGSNGQTRDQLLSFLKAESVDELNSVYALLVDVVFADGSSSGGPRVSVANGVWLDESLSFKDAFQQVAETMYKAASHRVDFQNKAEEVKHLVNSWVEKETCGLIKNILNSVERSTQLILANALYFKGEWSSPFDAFLTRNYDFYLLNSSSIQVPFMTSNKDQYISVFDGFKVLELPYQQARNQSWEKRLSFSMYIFLPDAIDGLPALVERAGSEPGFLDRYVPSRRVEVGEFRIPKFKFEYNIEAREALQSLGLVSLFGPSGGLGEMVSNSFPLFVSRIVHKSFIEVDEKGTEAAAATVFCTAPGSSCIPRVKVVIDFVADHPFLFVIRENATGMVEFIGHVLNPSVHA; encoded by the exons ATGGCTCACAACCCTTTCTTCAACCTGAGTTCTAAGCGATCCTCTAGCTTTCCTACTCAAAACAATTCTCCCCGTCTTAATCAAGACGATCAAGAACTCCCTATGCCTCAAAACAATTCTTTCGATCTTGATCACCACTCTGAAGAATTCCCTGATTTTCGTGCGCCTCCAAACAATTCTCACGGGATTTATCATGACTATCAAGAATTCCATAATTTTCCTGTACCTCGAAACATCCCTCCTGATTGGACTCCTCAACAATTTCCTAATTTTCCAACGACTCGAAACAACTCTCCCGGTAGGACTCCTCAACAAGTCCCTAATTTTCCAATGACTCGAAACAACTATCCCGGACCTGACTCGAGTCCTCAACAATTCTCCAATTTCCCGATGGCTCCTGATTTTCGAGTAGCTCGAAACAACTATCCGGGACTTGATCAAGGCCCTCGCAAAAACCAGGTGGATGTCTCGTTAACGTTAGCCAAGCACTTTCTGTTAAACTATGGCAAAGATTCAAACCTCGTCTTCTCTCCGATATCCATACAAGTTGTTCTTAGCTTGCTTGCGGCTGGTTCCAATGGCCAAACCCGAGACCAGCTTCTCTCTTTTCTTAAAGCTGAAAGTGTAGATGAACTCAACTCAGTCTATGCACTTCTTGTTGATGTTGTGTTTGCTGATGGTTCCTCCTCGGGTGGTCCTCGCGTGTCCGTTGCCAATGGTGTTTGGCTTGACGAGTCCCTATCGTTCAAGGATGCGTTCCAGCAGGTTGCGGAAACAATGTACAAGGCAGCTTCTCATCGTGTCGATTTTCAGAACAAG GCTGAGGAGGTAAAACACTTGGTGAATTCTTGGGTCGAAAAGGAGACCTGTGGccttataaaaaatattctgaATTCAGTCGAAAGGTCAACTCAGCTGATATTAGCCAATGCCCTGTATTTCAAAGGAGAATGGTCTAGCCCATTCGACGCATTCCTTACAAGAAACTATGACTTCTACCTCCTCAATTCCAGCTCTATTCAAGTACCCTTCATGACCAGCAACAAGGATCAATATATCAGTGTTTTTGATGGTTTCAAAGTATTAGAGCTTCCTTATCAACAAGCCCGGAACCAAAGTTGGGAGAAAAGGCTTTCTTTTTCCATGTACATTTTCCTGCCAGATGCAATAGACGGCCTGCCAGCACTGGTAGAGAGAGCTGGTTCAGAACCTGGATTCCTTGATCGCTATGTTCCAAGTCGAAGAGTTGAAGTTGGAGAGTTCCGAattccaaaatttaaatttgagtaTAACATTGAAGCAAGAGAAGCGTTACAGAGCCTAGGACTGGTCTCGCTCTTTGGTCCATCAGGAGGTCTCGGGGAGATGGTCTCTAATTCTTTCCCTCTCTTTGTCTCCCGAATAGTGCATAAATCCTTTATTGAAGTCGATGAAAAAGGCACTGAAGCTGCTGCTGCAACCGTTTTTTGCACGGCCCCGGGATCAAGTTGTATACCTCGGGTAAAGGTTGTGATTGACTTTGTTGCAGACCACCCATTCTTGTTTGTCATTCGGGAAAACGCTACTGGAATGGTGGAGTTCATAGGTCATGTGCTTAATCCTTCAGTTCATGCTTGA